The DNA window CGAACTCGTCGACGGTGCCGCTGATGACGGCGAGGTGGAGGTCGGCGCCCGTTTCGTCGGCGAGCTGGCGACCGGCGGTGATAATCTCGTAGCTGACGTCGCGCAGGTCGCCGCGGCGGTGGTCCGTAACTGCGAGGACGTCCGTCATGGTGCCACCCCCTTCTCGCGGAGCAGTTCACCGAGCTCCGCCGCCGTGTCCTCCGCACTGCCCTTCCAGACGGTGACGTCGCTCTCGCTCTCGGGTTCGTACATGGCCGTCAGTTCGAGTTCGGACTCGATCGCGCTCTCGTCGACGCCGAGGTCGGCGAGGCTCTGGACGTCGAGTTCCTTGCGCTGT is part of the Halosolutus amylolyticus genome and encodes:
- a CDS encoding electron transfer flavoprotein subunit beta/FixA family protein; translation: EWGAVVNHLEHDFDDDTASVRRELEGGVEELTEIELPAVLTIQTGINEPRYASLRGIRQAQRKELDVQSLADLGVDESAIESELELTAMYEPESESDVTVWKGSAEDTAAELGELLREKGVAP